A region of Petrotoga mexicana DSM 14811 DNA encodes the following proteins:
- a CDS encoding S-layer homology domain-containing protein: MKKTLAFFVVTVFVVSAFSLGFTDVGEDHWAYDYVMKLVEKGVIPVDEPTFRGYEPLTRSDAAVWMSRLITYLENSPEIAKTSDLSYLEAKVGDLSKKVNNVESQFNSLNEQLQANDLLSDLQATYQDVKKTAYRAKNMGDALETDLLAISQDVSGLKATVEETKSLAEQNQMFVKALPSLSQKVAANEKKIASLEESQAVMTKQHLDLKYETFDKIDELTNKLSTYEERIVSLEEFQTTMAKQHLNLKYDTYDKIDGLTNSVSANEAKITELSQQVEAQNAEIAKAQDKTMLWLVAGLGVILGAVGIFMPQ; this comes from the coding sequence ATGAAGAAAACGCTTGCTTTTTTTGTAGTAACGGTATTTGTGGTTTCTGCTTTTTCACTTGGCTTCACTGATGTAGGCGAGGATCATTGGGCGTATGACTACGTTATGAAGCTGGTTGAAAAAGGTGTAATTCCTGTAGACGAACCAACATTTAGAGGTTATGAACCTTTAACAAGGTCTGATGCTGCAGTTTGGATGTCTAGGTTGATAACTTATCTGGAGAACTCTCCTGAAATCGCAAAAACAAGCGATTTATCGTATTTGGAAGCAAAAGTAGGAGACCTCTCAAAGAAAGTGAATAACGTTGAAAGTCAGTTTAATTCATTGAATGAGCAGTTGCAAGCGAATGATCTTTTATCCGATTTGCAGGCTACATATCAAGATGTTAAAAAGACAGCCTACAGAGCAAAAAACATGGGAGACGCTTTAGAGACTGACCTGTTGGCAATTAGTCAAGATGTATCCGGCTTAAAGGCAACTGTAGAAGAAACAAAGAGTTTAGCGGAACAAAATCAAATGTTTGTCAAAGCATTACCTTCACTTTCACAAAAAGTGGCTGCAAACGAAAAAAAGATTGCTTCACTCGAAGAGTCTCAAGCAGTAATGACTAAGCAACATTTGGATCTCAAATACGAGACTTTCGACAAGATTGATGAATTAACAAATAAGTTATCCACCTATGAGGAAAGGATAGTTTCTCTTGAGGAATTTCAAACAACTATGGCTAAGCAACATTTGAATCTTAAATACGATACTTACGACAAGATTGACGGATTAACAAATAGTGTATCTGCTAACGAAGCAAAAATAACTGAGTTAAGTCAACAAGTTGAAGCTCAAAACGCAGAAATAGCAAAAGCGCAAGATAAAACAATGTTATGGTTAGTAGCTGGTTTGGGAGTTATTTTAGGTGCTGTGGGAATCTTCATGCCTCAATAA
- the murA gene encoding UDP-N-acetylglucosamine 1-carboxyvinyltransferase yields MKSIGLDTSGKMIVKGPQKAKGTLTVSGSKNAVLPIMGASLLTDDDIELRNVPDLADVRTMIEILESAGKVIERFDDQLIIRSSGNINSEIPYEPVRKMRASFNVYGPLTLRNGYAKVALPGGCSIGARPVDFHLEGLKKLGIESTIEHGFVTSKLNNPNSLINISLPFPSVGATEHVLTTACLLEGVNTTITNCAIEPEVTDLVNFLNKMGAKITGGGTSILKIEGVKKLSGIKYTIIPDRIEAGTYIILGKLIGQELTIKNVSAEHLNSLFSVFENIGSPVDYDEKKREVRVTETLLNTLNSISMETAPFPGFPTDLQPQITTFLSLVPGRSTITETVFKSRFYHIDELNRMGAKIRVEDNTAIIEGVSKLSGAPVEATDLRAAAALLIAGLVAEGETIISNVDHIFRGYENIHDKLEQVGIDLIYEK; encoded by the coding sequence TTGAAAAGTATTGGTTTAGATACATCTGGAAAAATGATTGTAAAAGGACCTCAAAAGGCAAAAGGTACTTTAACCGTTTCTGGATCAAAAAACGCCGTGCTACCAATTATGGGAGCATCTTTACTCACTGACGATGATATTGAGTTAAGGAATGTCCCAGATTTAGCCGACGTTAGAACCATGATTGAAATACTAGAAAGCGCAGGAAAAGTAATAGAACGTTTCGATGATCAATTGATAATTAGGAGTTCGGGTAATATCAATTCTGAGATTCCATATGAACCCGTAAGGAAAATGAGGGCTTCTTTCAACGTGTATGGTCCATTAACCCTTAGAAATGGTTATGCGAAAGTTGCACTTCCAGGTGGATGTTCGATCGGTGCAAGACCTGTAGATTTTCATTTAGAGGGTCTAAAAAAGTTAGGAATTGAAAGTACGATTGAACACGGTTTCGTAACCAGTAAATTGAACAATCCTAACAGTCTAATAAATATATCCTTACCTTTTCCAAGTGTAGGAGCCACAGAACATGTTTTGACTACCGCTTGCTTGCTGGAAGGCGTAAATACAACTATTACTAATTGCGCTATAGAGCCCGAAGTGACCGATCTAGTAAACTTTTTAAACAAAATGGGAGCTAAGATAACAGGTGGGGGAACCTCAATATTGAAAATTGAAGGAGTAAAAAAATTATCGGGTATAAAATACACTATAATCCCTGACAGAATTGAAGCTGGTACCTATATTATACTAGGTAAACTCATTGGCCAAGAACTAACAATAAAAAACGTATCTGCTGAGCATCTCAATAGTTTATTCTCAGTATTTGAAAACATAGGAAGCCCTGTAGATTACGATGAGAAAAAAAGAGAAGTAAGAGTGACAGAAACACTTCTCAACACATTGAACAGTATCAGCATGGAAACAGCTCCTTTTCCAGGATTTCCAACAGATTTACAGCCTCAGATCACAACCTTTTTATCTTTGGTCCCAGGGAGATCTACAATAACCGAAACTGTTTTTAAAAGCAGATTTTACCATATAGATGAGTTGAACAGAATGGGAGCAAAGATCAGAGTAGAAGACAATACGGCAATTATAGAAGGGGTAAGCAAACTATCGGGAGCACCTGTAGAAGCTACAGATCTAAGAGCTGCTGCAGCGTTACTTATAGCAGGACTCGTTGCAGAAGGAGAAACAATTATCTCAAATGTGGATCATATCTTTAGAGGTTACGAAAACATACACGATAAATTAGAACAAGTGGGTATAGACTTAATTTACGAAAAATAA
- a CDS encoding LacI family DNA-binding transcriptional regulator, with protein MKEKKRNPNPTIKDVARLANVGIATVSRVLNNSEKVSEKTKEKVLEIIEELGYSPNINARTLSSKNINSLSFVTPDMGNEFYGIMYSLLEKKISRNNYRLIVFPLIDQISLEKIKQNTDLIYQTDGVFFSSLSVSSIFQNRIPPKKIILIDSYDERFDSVYVDNYQVGKTAAEYLISNSPSNSTFYLVTFKELNNEFTSFVFKKRDEGFLQVMEENNKKVKVIYSDLLWDGGYKAIGSIIKRRPRKYSSIFATCDMIGVGVKKYLEEMNMYPKKDYSLIAVDNLPISRLFQLTTIRQPIIEMVEIAYEMFISSMGGREKVEHYKLEGKIVERET; from the coding sequence GTGAAAGAAAAAAAGAGAAATCCAAATCCCACTATTAAAGATGTTGCACGACTCGCCAACGTTGGAATAGCAACAGTCTCAAGGGTGTTAAATAATTCAGAAAAAGTAAGCGAAAAGACCAAAGAAAAGGTTCTAGAAATTATAGAAGAGTTGGGTTATTCTCCCAACATTAATGCTAGAACATTATCTTCAAAAAATATAAATTCTCTTTCTTTTGTGACACCCGACATGGGAAATGAATTTTATGGGATCATGTATTCTCTACTTGAAAAGAAAATTTCTCGTAATAATTATAGGTTGATTGTTTTTCCTCTTATAGATCAGATATCTCTAGAAAAGATTAAGCAAAATACCGATTTAATTTATCAAACCGATGGGGTGTTCTTCTCTTCTCTTTCCGTCTCAAGTATTTTTCAGAATAGAATTCCCCCTAAAAAAATAATATTAATCGATTCATATGATGAAAGATTTGATTCTGTCTATGTTGATAATTATCAAGTGGGGAAAACCGCTGCTGAGTACCTTATAAGTAATTCGCCGTCAAATAGCACTTTTTATTTGGTTACTTTTAAGGAACTCAACAATGAATTTACCTCTTTCGTTTTCAAAAAAAGAGACGAAGGTTTTTTACAAGTTATGGAAGAGAATAATAAAAAGGTAAAGGTTATATATAGCGATTTATTGTGGGACGGAGGGTATAAAGCGATTGGAAGCATTATAAAAAGACGTCCTAGAAAATATTCATCCATATTCGCAACATGTGACATGATTGGAGTAGGTGTCAAAAAATACTTGGAAGAAATGAATATGTATCCAAAAAAGGATTATTCATTGATAGCTGTTGATAATCTTCCTATTAGCAGACTATTTCAATTAACAACAATTAGACAACCGATTATAGAAATGGTCGAAATTGCATATGAGATGTTCATCTCTTCTATGGGAGGAAGAGAAAAAGTTGAACATTACAAATTAGAAGGAAAAATAGTAGAAAGAGAAACATAG
- the tyrS gene encoding tyrosine--tRNA ligase — MNPEDQLRIIQEDSVDLITPEDFLSKIREKGQLKVKLGVDPSRPDLHLGHAVVLRKLRQFQELGHIVYLIIGDFTARIGDPSGRSKTRPLLSEDEVQENSKTYVEQAFRILHPDKTVVKFNSEWLSKLSFADIINLSSRYTVARMLERDDFNKRLKENQPISISEFLYPLAQAYDSIVIEADVELGGTDQLFNLLVGRKLQEEFGQSPQVVLTMPLIEGTDGNLKMSKSYDNYIAFNDSPQDVFGKVMSIPDHLIIKYMKYLTDIPKDKIKDIENQMKSGEVNPRDIKMVLAEEIVTLLYNREEAEKAKQNFVSIFQKREMPEDLPEIQVKTGETILDIVSKTRVYNSNSEIKRAIMQGAIRINDKKIKDFKDIIDCEDGAILRVGKKSYFKIKKIK; from the coding sequence TTGAACCCTGAAGACCAACTTAGAATTATACAAGAAGATTCCGTCGATCTTATTACACCAGAAGATTTTTTGAGCAAAATAAGAGAAAAAGGCCAATTAAAAGTTAAATTGGGGGTAGATCCTTCAAGGCCAGATCTTCATTTAGGACATGCCGTTGTTTTAAGAAAGTTAAGACAATTTCAAGAGTTGGGTCATATAGTTTACTTAATAATTGGGGATTTCACGGCAAGAATAGGCGACCCTTCGGGAAGATCAAAAACTAGACCTTTGCTTTCTGAAGATGAAGTCCAAGAAAATTCGAAGACATACGTTGAACAAGCTTTTCGAATACTCCATCCCGATAAAACTGTGGTAAAATTTAACAGTGAATGGCTTTCCAAATTATCTTTTGCTGATATAATTAACTTGTCATCAAGATACACAGTTGCCAGGATGCTTGAAAGAGATGATTTCAATAAAAGGTTAAAAGAAAATCAGCCTATAAGTATATCTGAATTCTTGTATCCTTTAGCCCAGGCGTATGATTCTATTGTTATTGAAGCTGATGTGGAACTTGGAGGTACGGATCAACTTTTCAACCTTTTAGTTGGAAGAAAGCTCCAAGAAGAGTTTGGCCAATCACCACAAGTAGTGCTTACAATGCCGTTGATTGAAGGAACAGATGGAAATTTAAAGATGAGTAAAAGTTATGACAACTACATAGCTTTTAACGATTCTCCACAAGATGTTTTTGGTAAAGTTATGTCTATTCCAGATCATCTTATTATCAAGTATATGAAATATTTAACAGATATTCCAAAAGACAAAATAAAAGATATTGAAAATCAAATGAAGAGTGGAGAAGTGAACCCAAGAGATATTAAAATGGTTTTAGCAGAAGAAATTGTTACTCTATTATATAATAGAGAAGAAGCAGAAAAAGCCAAACAAAACTTTGTTTCAATTTTCCAAAAGAGAGAAATGCCAGAAGATTTACCAGAGATTCAAGTTAAAACCGGAGAAACGATTTTAGACATAGTTTCAAAGACCAGAGTTTACAATAGCAACAGTGAAATAAAGAGGGCTATAATGCAAGGGGCTATTAGAATCAACGACAAAAAAATAAAGGATTTCAAAGATATTATTGATTGTGAAGACGGGGCTATATTAAGAGTTGGGAAAAAGAGTTATTTTAAAATAAAAAAGATTAAATAG
- the pulA gene encoding type I pullulanase gives MRKVGYFLLVFFLISLLLGCSAQTDQATQTQMLPEAVGSSNLNNFVSLSEGKTAEDFAAQTVFIVHYHRPDGDYEPWNLWIWPSKPVSKEGARYLFDGEDSFGKYAIIKFQEKHEELGFIVRTDNWEKDVSMDRFVSIPESGVAEIWVLSGVENYYTDPKNLDLSPRINAAIMDSFDEIKVSLTVPFDTKEWKGKVHFYEVDGSDPVALNVSDVYKTDPTDISVTSNITIKLANPISPQDVDKLYKVDIEGYVSENYVIMRNVLDEEVFHYYGNDLGAVYSPAKTDFKVWSPVSSEAKVLLFNDYLDEEPYKEVPMSKNDNGVWHATVNGDLKGKYYLYEFVSYGETRRTIDVYSMALAINSTKSAIIDLNDTDPAGWNNDKRPSLNNPEDAIVYEIHVKDFTIDESSGVPEEYRGKYLGLTIENTQSPSGVKTGLSHLKELGVTHVHIMPIQDVGSLDETKFDEQYGWGYDPLVYNVPEGIYSTNPYDPLKRINEVKNVVKTFHENGIRVVMDVVYNHTYQVGKNSPFDQTVPYFYYRTDQSGKYTNGSGCGNEIATERFMVRKYIVDSLKYWVNEYHVDGFRFDLLGLFDKETVKTISEELHAILPDVLLYGEPWTGGGPITFGKGDQKGLEVAVFNDDVRDAIRGSVFDPAVRGFGLGATGQQTKIKRGVVGSIEYDSTIRSWAQDPQETMNYVSNHDNYTLWDKNALALSVKPWEEEIDQQTLETLKASQKFSNAMILTMQGIPFLHGGVDFARTKNGNHNPYNVLEPNVYEWNRKSEFYDIFKYYQGMIQLRKAHPAFRMTNSEDIIAHMEFFELPKEYRKTVAFIIKDNANNDPWKNIVVVYNAEPEFSVQITLPEGEWNLVVNENTAGNETLDVVEGTIVASPLSVYVLYQN, from the coding sequence ATGAGGAAAGTGGGTTACTTTTTGCTAGTATTCTTCTTAATTTCTTTGTTGTTAGGTTGTTCCGCACAAACAGATCAAGCCACTCAAACTCAAATGTTGCCTGAAGCGGTTGGAAGTTCAAATCTTAACAATTTTGTAAGCCTTTCCGAGGGAAAAACCGCAGAAGACTTTGCCGCACAGACCGTTTTTATCGTACACTATCATAGACCAGACGGTGATTATGAACCTTGGAATCTTTGGATTTGGCCAAGTAAACCAGTTTCCAAAGAAGGAGCTAGATACTTATTCGATGGTGAAGATAGCTTCGGCAAGTACGCGATTATCAAATTCCAGGAAAAACATGAGGAATTGGGTTTCATTGTAAGAACGGATAACTGGGAAAAAGATGTTTCAATGGATAGATTCGTCAGTATACCTGAAAGTGGAGTTGCTGAAATATGGGTCTTATCAGGAGTAGAGAATTATTATACCGATCCAAAAAACCTTGACTTAAGTCCTCGAATAAACGCAGCTATCATGGATTCTTTCGATGAAATAAAGGTAAGCTTAACTGTCCCCTTTGATACAAAAGAGTGGAAAGGAAAAGTTCATTTTTATGAGGTGGACGGTTCTGATCCTGTTGCTTTAAATGTATCTGATGTTTATAAAACTGATCCAACTGATATTTCTGTTACCTCAAATATAACCATAAAACTAGCTAATCCCATATCTCCGCAGGATGTGGATAAATTGTACAAAGTAGATATAGAAGGATACGTTTCAGAAAATTACGTAATTATGAGAAATGTTTTAGATGAGGAAGTTTTTCATTACTACGGAAACGATTTAGGAGCTGTTTATTCTCCAGCTAAAACAGATTTTAAAGTATGGTCCCCCGTTTCCTCAGAAGCAAAGGTACTACTTTTCAATGATTATTTGGATGAAGAGCCGTATAAAGAAGTTCCCATGTCAAAAAACGACAATGGCGTTTGGCATGCTACTGTGAATGGTGATTTAAAAGGGAAATATTATCTATATGAGTTTGTTTCATATGGAGAAACAAGAAGAACTATAGATGTATATTCCATGGCTCTCGCTATAAATTCTACCAAGTCCGCTATTATTGATTTGAATGATACCGACCCTGCAGGTTGGAATAACGATAAAAGACCTTCTCTTAACAATCCTGAAGATGCAATAGTTTATGAAATTCATGTAAAAGATTTTACAATAGATGAAAGCTCTGGAGTTCCAGAAGAATACAGGGGTAAATACCTTGGATTGACTATAGAAAACACACAATCCCCAAGCGGTGTAAAGACGGGGTTATCCCACCTAAAAGAACTCGGAGTTACTCACGTTCACATTATGCCTATTCAAGATGTTGGCTCTTTAGATGAAACTAAATTCGATGAGCAATACGGTTGGGGCTACGATCCTCTAGTATACAATGTCCCCGAAGGTATTTACTCGACAAATCCATATGATCCATTAAAAAGAATTAATGAAGTGAAAAATGTAGTTAAAACTTTTCACGAAAATGGTATAAGGGTTGTGATGGATGTTGTGTACAACCACACATACCAAGTTGGAAAAAATTCACCTTTCGATCAAACCGTTCCTTACTTCTATTACCGTACTGATCAATCAGGGAAATATACAAATGGATCGGGATGTGGAAACGAAATAGCCACGGAAAGGTTTATGGTGAGAAAATACATAGTAGATAGTTTAAAGTATTGGGTCAATGAGTACCATGTTGATGGATTCAGATTCGATTTATTAGGATTATTTGACAAAGAAACGGTAAAAACAATATCAGAAGAATTACATGCTATACTACCAGACGTACTTTTGTATGGAGAACCATGGACTGGTGGAGGTCCAATAACGTTTGGCAAAGGAGATCAAAAAGGTTTAGAGGTAGCTGTATTCAACGATGATGTTAGAGACGCCATTAGGGGAAGCGTATTCGATCCTGCAGTCAGAGGCTTTGGCTTAGGCGCTACTGGTCAACAAACTAAGATAAAAAGAGGTGTTGTTGGATCTATTGAATACGACAGTACAATAAGATCGTGGGCACAAGACCCACAAGAAACCATGAACTACGTTTCCAATCATGATAACTATACTTTATGGGACAAAAATGCTCTCGCTCTGAGTGTAAAGCCCTGGGAAGAAGAGATAGATCAACAAACTTTGGAAACATTAAAAGCCTCACAAAAATTCTCTAATGCGATGATATTAACCATGCAGGGTATACCCTTCTTACACGGAGGTGTTGATTTTGCAAGGACTAAGAACGGTAATCATAACCCATACAACGTTTTAGAACCAAACGTATACGAGTGGAACAGAAAAAGCGAGTTTTACGATATCTTTAAGTATTACCAAGGTATGATACAATTGAGAAAAGCTCATCCTGCCTTTAGAATGACCAATAGTGAAGATATAATAGCTCACATGGAATTTTTCGAACTACCAAAAGAATATAGAAAAACCGTTGCTTTTATTATAAAAGATAATGCAAACAACGATCCGTGGAAGAATATAGTAGTTGTTTACAACGCAGAACCAGAATTTTCAGTTCAAATCACTTTACCTGAAGGAGAATGGAACTTAGTTGTAAATGAAAACACGGCAGGTAATGAAACACTGGATGTAGTGGAAGGAACAATCGTAGCATCACCTTTATCTGTCTACGTCTTATATCAAAACTAA
- a CDS encoding IS3 family transposase: protein MENRHVDFKSTPILDIQYVNRLHREYGVSLSYLFEEFNVNPRTYYYKTRLFLDTSSLSKKKHSNSKTRGFCYTVNGDKVPDEFVIAELIKIKEHLNMYVSKHYLKTLGSTKLCAYFKKEYGIIINHKKMRRLKHEIGLVGKYTNHSPHPRRGPQKHVATAPNQFWEMDIKYFKTKDGYVQVFSIIDTFDRQIVGSYIGPSCKSKDIIKTIFEALRYRGISGKNLIIRSDNGTQFTSLLTENFMRNVGILHEFGYPHNPDCQAFIESFHSSVQREFVPLNTFTNISDFTTKYKVYLDFYLNIRPHGSLNYLTPNEFHVLYKENRIEIKEIKEKLTIFE, encoded by the coding sequence ATGGAAAATAGACATGTTGATTTTAAATCTACACCCATTTTGGATATTCAATATGTCAATAGGTTACATCGAGAGTACGGCGTTTCTCTTTCTTATCTTTTTGAAGAGTTCAACGTGAACCCTAGAACTTATTATTACAAGACGAGGCTCTTCTTGGATACCAGTTCTTTGTCAAAGAAAAAGCATTCTAATTCTAAAACTCGAGGTTTTTGCTATACTGTGAATGGCGATAAGGTTCCTGATGAGTTTGTAATCGCTGAACTGATAAAAATTAAGGAACATCTCAATATGTATGTCTCAAAGCATTATTTGAAAACTCTTGGTTCTACTAAGCTGTGTGCGTATTTCAAGAAAGAGTATGGTATAATTATCAATCATAAAAAGATGAGACGTTTGAAACACGAAATCGGTTTGGTTGGAAAATATACAAACCATTCACCACATCCAAGAAGAGGTCCTCAAAAACATGTTGCAACAGCTCCTAACCAATTTTGGGAAATGGATATCAAATACTTTAAAACTAAAGATGGTTATGTACAGGTGTTCAGCATAATTGATACTTTTGATAGACAGATTGTTGGTTCTTACATCGGTCCATCATGTAAATCAAAGGATATAATTAAAACTATCTTTGAAGCTCTTAGGTACAGAGGAATATCAGGAAAAAACTTGATTATTAGATCAGATAACGGTACTCAATTCACTTCTTTGTTAACAGAAAATTTTATGAGAAATGTTGGTATACTCCATGAGTTTGGTTATCCACATAATCCAGATTGTCAAGCCTTTATCGAATCTTTTCATTCAAGTGTCCAAAGAGAGTTTGTGCCTTTGAATACCTTTACTAATATTAGCGATTTCACTACGAAATACAAAGTGTATTTGGATTTTTACCTTAATATTAGACCTCATGGCTCTTTGAACTACTTGACACCAAATGAGTTCCATGTTTTATACAAAGAAAATAGAATTGAAATTAAGGAAATCAAAGAAAAACTTACCATTTTTGAGTAA
- a CDS encoding FMN-binding protein, translated as MKREGKVYTIIFTFIISFVFVFVLAVANELTKDTVERNQELFQIKAILSAMDISYQSDEEAFQKYNSIVSTVNINGSQLYTAEVNGQKIYATIFTGSGLWGTITGVLAVNEDVSRIVGIDFISQNETPGLGGRIEEDWFKRQFSGLKIIDGEIRVVTGQGSGDYDYENGQVDAITGATRTSESIERIVNETIANLKDILGGE; from the coding sequence ATGAAAAGGGAAGGAAAAGTTTATACGATTATATTTACATTTATTATTTCTTTTGTTTTTGTTTTCGTTTTAGCAGTAGCAAATGAACTAACAAAAGATACGGTAGAAAGAAATCAAGAATTATTCCAAATTAAGGCAATTTTATCCGCAATGGACATATCTTATCAAAGTGATGAAGAAGCTTTTCAAAAATACAACTCTATAGTTTCAACAGTAAATATTAATGGCTCTCAATTATATACAGCCGAAGTAAACGGACAAAAGATCTATGCTACTATCTTCACAGGTAGTGGACTATGGGGCACCATCACGGGTGTCTTAGCTGTGAACGAAGATGTTTCAAGAATTGTTGGTATCGATTTTATATCTCAAAACGAAACACCTGGATTAGGAGGAAGGATAGAAGAAGATTGGTTCAAAAGACAGTTTTCGGGTCTAAAAATTATAGATGGTGAAATAAGAGTAGTAACTGGGCAAGGTTCTGGGGACTACGATTACGAAAACGGGCAAGTCGATGCAATAACCGGTGCAACAAGAACTTCTGAGTCTATTGAAAGAATTGTAAACGAAACGATTGCAAATTTAAAAGATATTCTGGGGGGTGAATAG
- a CDS encoding RnfABCDGE type electron transport complex subunit D, producing the protein MMRRVLYSLIPIYAFAFYMYGWRLIFLSIFVYGFGILTEYIMERRQKRQVSEAVLVTSTLFVLSLPPATPWWIASIGIIFGVLFAKEVYGGFGRNIFNPAIAGRLFIYITFPNIMTQSWLQPGNFGRATSDILTSATPLQVLADGQSFGLFELFFGLRSGSMGEGPIFLMLIAAIYLIATKTASWKIMLSTFLSASLLTGFFSLIGIPEASYPLEFLLSGSFIFVTVFMATDPVTAPKNETSKWFYGTIIGVTAILIRTFSLFPEGTSFGVLMGNTFAALLDTAFTRKKVKA; encoded by the coding sequence ATGATGAGAAGGGTACTGTACTCACTGATACCTATCTACGCTTTTGCTTTTTACATGTACGGATGGAGATTGATTTTTCTATCTATATTTGTTTATGGTTTTGGGATTTTGACAGAGTACATTATGGAAAGAAGACAAAAACGGCAAGTTAGCGAAGCTGTATTAGTCACCAGTACTTTATTCGTCTTATCCCTTCCACCTGCTACTCCTTGGTGGATTGCCAGTATTGGGATTATTTTTGGTGTTTTATTTGCAAAAGAAGTTTATGGAGGCTTTGGAAGAAACATTTTTAATCCAGCTATTGCCGGTAGACTTTTTATTTACATAACCTTTCCAAATATCATGACCCAATCATGGCTTCAACCGGGAAATTTTGGGAGAGCGACATCTGATATCTTAACCTCAGCAACACCTCTACAAGTTTTAGCAGATGGTCAAAGTTTCGGCTTGTTTGAATTATTTTTTGGACTCAGATCAGGTTCGATGGGAGAAGGTCCTATATTTCTAATGCTTATCGCTGCAATTTATCTCATCGCCACAAAAACAGCCAGTTGGAAAATTATGTTATCTACATTCTTGAGTGCTTCTTTATTAACAGGCTTTTTTTCTTTAATTGGCATACCGGAAGCCTCCTATCCTTTAGAATTCTTACTTTCTGGAAGCTTCATATTTGTCACGGTTTTTATGGCAACAGATCCTGTAACTGCACCAAAAAATGAAACTTCTAAATGGTTTTATGGCACTATAATAGGAGTTACGGCTATACTTATCAGAACGTTTTCTCTTTTCCCAGAAGGTACAAGTTTTGGAGTGCTAATGGGTAACACCTTTGCTGCTTTGTTGGACACAGCTTTTACTAGAAAGAAGGTGAAAGCATGA
- the secG gene encoding preprotein translocase subunit SecG yields the protein MGFLGVLLIIIHIILALGVIYFALQRMQKNSEIGGAFGAGGSAANFGREKGLDKTSKIALTFGILFMINCFLVTWIIA from the coding sequence ATGGGTTTTCTAGGTGTCTTGCTTATAATTATTCATATCATTTTAGCTTTAGGAGTAATCTACTTTGCACTGCAAAGAATGCAAAAAAACAGTGAAATAGGTGGGGCATTTGGTGCAGGAGGTTCGGCCGCCAATTTTGGACGAGAAAAAGGGCTAGATAAAACCTCCAAAATTGCTCTAACTTTTGGTATACTTTTTATGATCAACTGTTTTTTGGTAACTTGGATAATAGCTTAA
- a CDS encoding helix-turn-helix domain-containing protein — MKSYPSELKANVVKEHVDKGVSCSQLSKTYNIPTRNIQKWVKKFRDSGENYSCFFNGPFNKNSIVSRGSKIPPVVYENSGIDLDEISRLCMEYPDLAQTLQALKDLVIEKDIEIRVLREQVEFVKKNLNQRK; from the coding sequence GTGAAGTCTTACCCCTCAGAGTTAAAAGCTAACGTTGTTAAAGAGCATGTCGATAAAGGTGTTTCTTGTTCTCAACTTAGTAAAACTTACAACATCCCTACCAGAAATATCCAAAAGTGGGTGAAGAAGTTTAGAGATTCTGGTGAGAATTATTCTTGCTTTTTCAACGGCCCTTTTAACAAAAATTCCATCGTTTCTCGTGGCTCTAAGATTCCTCCTGTGGTTTACGAGAATTCCGGTATCGATTTGGATGAGATTTCTCGACTTTGTATGGAATACCCCGATCTCGCTCAGACTCTTCAAGCTTTGAAGGATTTGGTGATCGAAAAGGATATTGAGATCAGAGTTCTTAGAGAACAAGTTGAGTTTGTAAAAAAAAATTTGAATCAGAGAAAATGA